Proteins encoded by one window of Carassius auratus strain Wakin chromosome 8, ASM336829v1, whole genome shotgun sequence:
- the dram2a gene encoding DNA damage-regulated autophagy modulator protein 2 produces MWWFQRGLCALPVTLVIWSSATFLISYATAVVLGHADLLVPYISDTGTEVPERCVFGFMLSISGFLGLGTMYVRHKQVQALISSSESGLQLLNYTGLLMGIASTVGMCVVANFQKTDMTSIHLLGAGLTFGPGTLYILVQTGMSYRMQPRFHGRDILWARMTVGMWSLISIITLFISSVLMYDELPGVDVANKLHWQPGERGFLAHQVSAASEWSLAFSFICFFLTYIHDFQKITLRVQPVLQSNHLYDSPHSEEREHMQRGERSPLLAGAM; encoded by the exons ATGTGGTGGTTTCAGCGGGGGCTTTGTGCTCTCCCGGTGACTCTGGTGATCTGGTCATCTGCTACATTCCTCATCTCTTATGCCACAGCAGTCGTGTTGGGCCATGCTGATCTACTCGTTCCATACATAAG TGACACGGGCACTGAGGTTCCCGAACGCTGTGTGTTTGGCTTCATGCTGTCAATCTCAGGTTTCCTAG GGTTGGGCACCATGTATGTTCGACATAAACAAGTTCAGGCTTTGATTTCGTCTTCTGAGTCAGGCTTACAGCTGCTGAACTACACAGGCCTCTTGATGGGCATCGCCAGCACTGTCGGGATGTGTGTTGTGGCCAACTTTCAG AAAACAGATATGACATCCATCCACCTTCTCGGAGCAGGCCTGACCTTTGGTCCTGGGACGTTGTACATCCTGGTCCAGACTGGCATGTCATACCGCATGCAGCCGCGTTTCCATGGCAGGGATATTCTGTGGGCGCGCATGACTGTGGGAATGTGGTCGCTCATTAGCATCATTACAC TTTTCATATCCTCTGTGTTAATGTATGATGAACTGCCTGGCGTGGATGTAGCTAATAAGTTACACTGGCAGCCTGGAGAGAGA GGTTTTCTAGCACACCAGGTCAGTGCTGCATCCGAGTGGTCTCTGGCATTCTCCTTCATCTGCTTCTTCCTCACATACATACATGATTTCCAG AAAATCACTCTGCGGGTTCAGCCTGTTCTCCAGAGTAACCATCTCTACGACTCTCCTCACTCTGAAGAGAGAGAGCACATGCAGCGTGGAGAACGCTCACCTCTGCTGGCTGGTGCCATGTGA
- the dennd2da gene encoding DENN/MADD domain containing 2Da isoform X2: MNGITSSNVKRREKKANSRKHRSVFLSGEDQSDMGAMKRFSTLFSSFRGKISKDRTGKEPDLPASTELSSVEEKAKEQRYSSGQFFFEYLVVVRPKKTKDGIYEPQIIYQFPKKDGMVRFQKEEEEKTLKALTLFCFPEGVNWAPLTEYPSETFSFVLTDVDGTRKNGYCRRLLPDGKGARLPEAYCIISNVACFGLFSKIFDEVEQRRKISMAMIYPFMQSLRESAFPAPGHTVNIKSFIPERGTEIISLTRPTDSWLEHVDFRTLFKCLSDDEVLKVFAATVLERRIVFIADELGTLSQVIHAVAVLLYPFIWQHTLISIVPEILIDVVMAPTPYLLGVQKSLAEQATDQTELLVVDLSEGRKETFIKSMGDEDTILPHKLKDEIKQALGAKNENSSLEELNRVVPEAFLPFFIKTVGHFQKYIVRNGKDQQAEFQRTHFCKALESKSTRRFVKKFVQTQMFDLFVQEMEQRPASQDGTGFFDKKIAEYNKKMREKAKKH, encoded by the exons GTGTCTTTCTTTCAGGTGAAGATCAGTCAGACATGGGGGCCATGAAGAGGTTCAGTACCTTATTTTCGTCCTTCCGAGGAAAGATCAGCAAAGACA GAACTGGTAAGGAACCAGATCTGCCTGCTAGCACAGAGCTCTCTTCCGTGGAAGAAAAGGCAAAGGAGCAGCGATACTCTAGTGGGCAGTTTTTCTTTGAATATCTGGTGGTGGTTCGGCCTAAAAAGACCAAAGATGGAATATACGAGCCACAGATCATCTATCAGTTCCCTAAG AAGGATGGAATGGTGCGGTTTCagaaggaggaggaagagaagacATTAAAAGCGCTCACACTCTTTTGCTTTCCAGAGGGGGTAAACTGGGCACCCTTAACAGAATATCCCAG TGAAACATTCTCTTTCGTGCTTACTGATGTTGATGGGACGAGGAAGAATGGATACTGTAGGAGGCTTCTG CCTGATGGGAAGGGGGCTCGTCTGCCTGAGGCCTACTGTATCATCAGTAATGTAGCCTGTTTTGGACTCTTTTCCAAG ATCTTTGATGAGGTGGAGCAGCGCAGAAAAATCTCAATGGCAATGATTTACCCATTTATGCAGAGCCTGAgggaatctgcatttcctgcgcCTGGACACACTGTTAATATCAAAAGTTTTATTCCAGAAAGAGGCACTGAG ATCATCAGTTTGACTCGTCCGACAGACTCCTGGCTGGAGCATGTAGATTTCCGCACATTGTTCAAATGCCTGTCAGATGATGAGGTGCTCAAGGTGTTTGCTGCTACTGTGCTAGAGCGGAGGATCGTCTTCATCGCTGACGAGCTTGG GACGTTGTCTCAGGTGATCCATGCAGTGGCTGTTCTCCTGTATCCATTCATCTGGCAGCACACGCTCATTTCCATCGTTCCTGAAATCCTAATCGACGTCGTCATGGCACCCACACCGTACCTGCTGGGTGTCCAGAAAAGTCTTGCAGAACAGGCCACTGACCAGACCGAG CTGCTAGTTGTTGACTTGTCAGAAGGCAGGAAGGAGACATTCATCAAGAGT ATGGGAGATGAGGACACAATATTACCTCACAAACTCAAAGATGAAATCAAGCAGGCCCTCGGTgccaaaaatgagaattcaa GTCTTGAGGAGTTGAACCGGGTGGTCCCAGAAGCTTTCCTGCCGTTCTTTATCAAGACTGTCGGTCACTTCCAGAAGTACATAGTGCGGAACGGTAAAGACCAGCAGGCCGAGTTCCAGCGAACACATTTCTGTAAAGCATTAGAATCCAAGAGCACACGACGGTTTGTGAAGAAATTTGTACAGACACAGATGTTCGATCTCTTCGTTCAAGAAATGGAACAGAGACCTGCCTCTCAGGACGGCACAG GGTTTTTTGACAAAAAGATTGCTGAATACAACAAAAAGATGAGGGAGAAAGCCAAGAAacactag